In a genomic window of Branchiostoma floridae strain S238N-H82 chromosome 19, Bfl_VNyyK, whole genome shotgun sequence:
- the LOC118406470 gene encoding uncharacterized protein LOC118406470, whose translation MARVFKRERFNSYQPERQPVPGCDTSEVTLTLTYSGVMIRRRRKTALLLMGALLLVMELSRRRLLPAALLPRKEAGIVRKYGLQAEGLAGDVMYNVLRRQALGNNYLSDELAGDGNIYPNSSRKASTNHRFIQIMPDGAINNTSQTLGPHNDSLNTRSTNSSTNSTLSRQASTNERISMVIPGGTTNTTVRRYVPPQNKSMNARLANIGDTTFNRQAPANESHSMIIPSVAANSNVRLRRTQAPQNDNLNARQHNGDTNGTLTRQAPANDRLSEHPDEGEKNSNLKKQAPTSNTLADGINNNTLSRRVSVNESLTKGIPIDESLRKRDPSKVNLTDEGLSGVAIDDTLRRQPLANDVLAKGSTNDAVNNRWKSANDNLFKGSNDGTNDKAFIRRAATNDGVKITSGERQERSKLGITSNTCSKKTNLVFLKTHKTASSTVQNIIMRFGSARNLTFALPSDRTSNLGFPGLFQKSYVLQEHIRKRNTSYNILCHHTRFNYNNIRDLMPDDTVYITIVRNPVDMYESIFYYMQFDKEFKVNSSNPLNTFLDKPFYYVSRLKKKPSNGLYRNPMFYDLGYLRTESVSEKTIRSDIYLLQKIFSVVMVADYFEESLIWMKHTLCWDIDDVTFFKLNARREGSIRHVTADMAGKIRRWNKADVMLFDHFNRTLWSKLSRLPFDWRKEVAILKERNRRLQKDCIQSDRVWNTHIEDKRFEVWQPPGITIKGFRLKESARMNDTCVNMAKSELPFTSELQDKAAPTFWQRQSRRRNFPSISHLHNRLAHKPSYNNNSKYRDLIAMAKRNVPPIFETRDKQNQNLNPNRNFMAEKKSPSIVGIHGEENKKPNVIYPNQNAMAKRNLPPIPDVNAKKKQNHNPEKKLPPIFQTHDKEKQNINPKYSHQNAIVEKKLPSIHNMHDKENYRLHPKNSNQNFMAEKKLPHMFDIHKEEKQKPNYINSNLTVMVNNKLPVIFNIHGEEKQIPDSKLFNQSLNRVESSEDHKKGWNGG comes from the exons ATGGCCAGAGTTTTCAAGCGTGAAAGATTCAACAGCTATCAACCAGAAAGACAACCAGTACCAGGATGTGACACGTCG GAAGTCACCCTGACCTTGACCTACTCAGGTGTCATGATTCGGCGACGTCGCAAGACGGCGCTGCTGCTCATGGGCGCTCTGCTGCTGGTGATGGAACTGTCACGGCGGCGGCTTCTACCAGCAGCACTCCTGCCCAGGAAAGAAGCAGGAATTGTTAGGAAATATGG GTTGCAAGCAGAGGGCCTGGCTGGCGATGTCATGTACAATGTGTTGCGGAGACAGGCGTTAGGCAACAATTATCTCAGCGATGAGCTGGCTGGTGACGGCAACATCTACCCCAACTCGAGTAGAAAGGCTTCTACAAACCATCGTTTCATACAAATAATGCCTGATGGTGCCATCAACAATACATCACAAACACTGGGACCACACAACGATAGTTTGAATACAAGATCGACTAACAGCAGTACGAACAGTACCTTGAGTAGACAGGCTTCTACAAACGAGCGTATCAGCATGGTGATACCAGGTGGAACCACCAACACTACCGTGAGAAGATATGTACCACCACAAAATAAAAGTATGAATGCAAGACTGGCCAATATTGGGGATACGACCTTCAATAGACAGGCTCCTGCAAACGAGAGTCACAGTATGATAATACCAAGTGTGGCCGCCAACAGTAATGTAAGATTAAGAAGAACACAGGCACCACAAAATGATAATCTAAATGCAAGACAACACAATGGGGATACGAATGGTACCTTGACTAGACAGGCTCCTGCAAACGACCGTCTAAGCGAACATCCTGACGAAGGCGAGAAGAACAGTAATCTAAAGAAACAAGCACCAACAAGCAATACACTCGCGGATGGCATCAACAACAATACTCTGAGTAGGCGGGTATCAGTCAATGAAAGCCTTACCAAAGGGATACCTATTGACGAAAGTTTGAGGAAACGAGACCCATCGAAAGTCAATCTTACTGATGAAGGACTTAGTGGTGTTGCCATTGACGATACCCTGAGAAGACAGCCACTTGCAAACGATGTTCTCGCAAAAGGGTCAACTAATGATGCTGTGAACAACAGATGGAAATCAGCAAATGATAATCTCTTCAAAGGGTCAAATGATGGTACCAATGACAAGGCCTTTATTAGACGGGCGGCAACAAACGATGGTGTTAAAATCACCTCTGGAGAAAGACAAGAACGCAGTAAATTAGGCATCACATCTAACACGTGCAGCAAGAAAACAAACCTGGTTTTCCTGAAGACCCACAAGACCGCCAGTTCTACTGTGCAAAACATCATCATGCGGTTTGGCAGTGctagaaacctcacctttgcgCTACCATCGGACAGGACGAGTAATCTAGGGTTTCCGGGACTGTTTCAGAAGTCCTATGTGCTCCAAGAGCACATCAGGAAGAGAAACACCTCCTACAATATCCTCTGTCATCACACACGCTTTAACTACAACAACATCCGGGACCTGATGCCAGACGACACTGTGTACATCACCATTGTCAGGAACCCCGTGGACATGTATGAGTCGATATTCTATTACATGCAGTTTGACAAAGAGTTCAAGGTCAACAGCAGTAACCCTTTGAATACCTTTCTCGACAAGCCGTTTTACTATGTGAGTAGACTGAAGAAAAAACCTAGTAACGGGCTCTATCGCAATCCCATGTTCTATGACTTGGGGTATCTAAGAACAGAATCCGTCTCAGAAAAGACAATAAGATCCGACATTTATTTACTCCAAAAAATCTTTTCCGTCGTCATGGTAGCGGACTATTTCGAAGAGTCTTTGATATGGATGAAGCACACGCTGTGCTGGGAcatagatgacgtcacgttctTCAAACTGAACGCCCGACGAGAAGGCTCCATACGTCACGTGACTGCAGATATGGCGGGGAAAATCCGCCGGTGGAACAAGGCTGACGTCATGCTGTTCGATCACTTCAACAGAACTTTGTGGTCTAAGCTTTCCCGACTCCCCTTCGACTGGAGAAAAGAGGTGGCGATTTTGAAGGAaagaaatcggcgactgcaaaAGGACTGTATACAGTCTGACCGTGTTTGGAACACACACATAGAGGACAAGCGCTTTGAAGTGTGGCAGCCACCAGGTATCACTATCAAAGGATTTCGGCTGAAAGAAAGTGCCCGGATGAACGATACTTGTGTAAACATGGCGAAGTCGGAATTACCGTTTACATCTGAGCTGCAAGACAAGGCAGCCCCGACATTTTGGCAACGGCAATCTCGACGACGGAATTTCCCTTCGATATCTCATCTGCATAATAGGTTAGCGCATAAACCTAGTTATAATAATAATTCCAAGTATCGCGACCTAATTGCCATGGCCAAAAGAAACGTACCTCCCATATTTGAGACGCGTGACAAACAAAACCAAAATCTTAATCCTAACCGAAATTTCATGGCGGAAAAGAAATCACCTTCCATAGTCGGGATACATGGCGAAGAAAATAAGAAACCTAATGTTATATATCCCAACCAAAATGCCATGGCCAAAAGAAACTTACCTCCCATACCTGACGtgaatgccaaaaaaaaacaaaatcataatccTGAAAAGAAATTGCCTCCCATATTTCAGACGCATGACAAGGAAAAGCAAAACATTAATCCTAAGTATTCCCACCAAAATGCCATTGTGGAAAAGAAATTACCTTCAATACATAACATGCATGACAAGGAAAACTATCGACTTCATCCCAAGAATtccaatcagaatttcatggcGGAAAAGAAATTACCTCACATGTTTGATATACATAAGGAGGAAAAACAAAAGCCTAACTATATAAACTCTAACCTAACTGTCATGGTAAACAATAAATTACCTGTAATTTTTAACATACATGGCGAGGAAAAACAAATACCCGATTCCAAACTTTTCAACCAAAGTTTAAACAGAGTTGAATCGTCGGAAGATCACAAGAAGGGATGGAACGGTGGTTAA